One region of Natronolimnobius baerhuensis genomic DNA includes:
- a CDS encoding OBG GTPase family GTP-binding protein: MGIEDEIEAIEDEIANTPYNKSTEAHIGRLKSKLAEKKEKLQNQSSAGGGTGYSVEKHGDATVALVGFPSVGKSSLLNSMTNAESETGSYEFTTLDVNPGMLQHRGANIQMLDVPGLIEGAATGRGDGQQVLAVVRNADLIIFMLSVFEIEQYDRLQEELYDINIRVDQEPPRVTVRPKIKDGIKITSSTDQDLDEQTIKDVLREHGYVNADLNLQETLTIDRLVDGLMENREYIPSITCVNKVDLIEPDYKETVDEKLRERDLDPEEVTFISAEKEKGLEVLKDRLWDNLGLIRVYMDKPGRGVDWEEPLVVKQGTTIGEAIEKLGGEMEERFRFARVSGPSATHDEQQVGTDHVLEDEDVLKLILRR; the protein is encoded by the coding sequence ATGGGGATCGAGGACGAGATCGAAGCAATCGAGGACGAAATCGCCAACACCCCCTATAACAAGTCGACCGAGGCCCATATCGGCCGTCTCAAGTCGAAACTGGCGGAGAAAAAGGAAAAACTCCAGAACCAGAGTTCGGCGGGCGGCGGGACGGGCTACTCGGTCGAAAAACACGGCGATGCGACCGTCGCGTTGGTTGGCTTTCCGAGCGTCGGCAAGTCATCGCTGTTGAACTCGATGACGAACGCCGAAAGCGAGACTGGTTCCTACGAGTTTACGACGTTGGATGTGAACCCGGGGATGCTCCAGCATCGTGGCGCAAACATCCAGATGCTTGACGTGCCAGGACTCATCGAGGGCGCAGCGACGGGACGTGGCGACGGTCAGCAGGTGCTGGCGGTTGTCCGGAACGCGGACCTGATCATCTTCATGCTCTCGGTGTTCGAAATCGAGCAGTACGACCGCCTTCAGGAGGAGTTGTACGACATCAACATCCGCGTCGATCAGGAACCCCCGCGCGTGACCGTGCGCCCGAAGATCAAAGATGGAATCAAGATCACCTCGAGTACGGACCAGGACCTCGACGAGCAGACGATCAAAGACGTCCTGCGCGAACACGGCTACGTCAACGCCGACCTCAACTTACAGGAGACGCTCACCATCGACCGACTGGTCGACGGTCTCATGGAAAATCGCGAGTACATTCCCTCGATCACCTGTGTCAACAAGGTCGACCTCATCGAACCCGACTACAAGGAAACCGTCGACGAGAAACTTCGCGAGCGCGACTTAGACCCCGAGGAAGTGACGTTCATCAGTGCCGAGAAAGAGAAGGGGCTTGAGGTGCTGAAAGACCGCCTCTGGGACAACCTCGGCCTGATTCGCGTCTACATGGACAAACCTGGACGTGGCGTCGACTGGGAGGAACCACTCGTCGTCAAGCAGGGGACGACCATCGGCGAAGCCATCGAAAAACTCGGCGGCGAGATGGAAGAGCGATTCCGCTTCGCCCGCGTCAGCGGCCCGAGTGCGACCCACGACGAACAGCAGGTCGGGACCGACCACGTCCTCGAGGACGAAGACGTGTTGAAACTAATTCTGCGCCGGTAG
- a CDS encoding glutaredoxin family protein, producing MADITMYELPGCPYCAKVRSKLDDLELEYDVIEVPRSHGDRTEVERVSGQTGVPVIIDEAHDVDGMHESDDIVAYLEETYA from the coding sequence ATGGCCGACATCACGATGTACGAACTGCCCGGCTGTCCGTACTGCGCAAAAGTCCGCTCGAAACTCGACGACCTCGAGCTCGAGTACGACGTGATCGAGGTGCCACGCTCTCACGGCGACCGAACCGAAGTCGAGCGCGTCAGCGGTCAGACCGGCGTCCCCGTCATCATCGACGAGGCACACGATGTCGACGGCATGCACGAAAGCGACGATATCGTGGCCTATCTCGAGGAGACGTACGCCTGA
- a CDS encoding Na+/H+ antiporter NhaC family protein, whose protein sequence is MSEFGALSLVPPLLAIVLAIVTRRPILSLFLGIWSGGVIATGSIGIGQTFGWITESIGDVFHANILVFTLLLGSGVALIWRLGGATAVRNWATTRLASARAVGLATWVLGILLFFDDYANTAIVGSTMREISDQLRISREKLSYIVDSTAAPVATLGLSSWVAFQLSMIDEGYASLVEHEDYDVAAADTPGAFETFVGSIPFNIYSLLAIVMVGIIVLSRRDYGEMLTAERRSRRTGNVTREDANPLQEVEADLGEPIETKPMLRTFFAPIVVLIVVTLIGAFWTGYQEWVIEQDEAGATTSLEAAMSDAGTVQVLVDIVGASDFAAALVWGSFAMVVTAIVIGLAYDLFDIGDSVDTVLDGFSIMLTAVTVLVLAWSISAVAEDLGTGDYVAAAAEGVVSPALLPIVVLFVAAFVAFTMGSSWATMGIVTPIAITVAYDITGAFDLMPVIIGAVFSGAIFGDHTSPISDTSVLSSTFTGADLIDHIRTQLYYASTVLLVVVICYALFGYLDVPPAIYLPLGVILLVGLVYGLSSADAARRGVEPIAETTDHEQPRERE, encoded by the coding sequence ATGTCTGAGTTTGGGGCACTCTCGCTGGTCCCGCCGCTCCTTGCAATCGTGCTCGCGATAGTGACTCGGCGACCGATCCTCTCGTTGTTTCTCGGCATCTGGTCCGGCGGTGTCATCGCGACTGGAAGCATCGGCATCGGGCAGACCTTTGGCTGGATTACGGAATCCATCGGCGACGTGTTCCACGCGAACATCCTCGTCTTTACGCTGTTGCTCGGCTCTGGCGTGGCGCTCATCTGGCGACTCGGCGGTGCAACGGCCGTTCGAAACTGGGCGACCACCCGACTCGCCTCAGCGCGGGCGGTCGGGCTTGCAACCTGGGTACTTGGCATCCTCCTCTTTTTCGACGACTACGCAAACACGGCCATCGTTGGCTCGACGATGCGGGAAATCTCCGACCAACTGCGTATCTCTCGAGAAAAGCTCTCTTACATCGTCGACTCGACGGCCGCCCCCGTCGCCACGCTCGGCCTCTCGAGTTGGGTTGCGTTCCAGTTGTCGATGATCGACGAGGGCTATGCGAGTCTCGTTGAGCACGAGGACTACGACGTCGCGGCGGCCGACACGCCGGGCGCGTTCGAGACGTTCGTCGGTTCGATTCCCTTTAACATCTACTCGCTGCTCGCCATCGTGATGGTCGGCATTATCGTCCTTTCGAGGCGTGATTACGGCGAGATGCTCACGGCCGAACGCCGCTCGAGGCGGACGGGGAACGTGACGCGCGAGGACGCGAATCCGTTACAGGAAGTCGAAGCGGACCTCGGCGAGCCAATCGAGACGAAACCGATGCTCCGGACCTTCTTCGCGCCGATTGTCGTCCTGATCGTCGTGACCCTGATAGGGGCGTTCTGGACTGGCTATCAGGAGTGGGTAATTGAACAGGACGAGGCTGGAGCAACGACTTCGCTCGAGGCGGCGATGAGCGACGCCGGAACGGTGCAGGTGTTGGTCGACATCGTCGGTGCGAGTGACTTCGCGGCTGCGCTCGTCTGGGGGTCGTTCGCGATGGTAGTCACGGCAATCGTGATTGGACTCGCCTACGATCTGTTCGATATCGGAGACAGTGTGGATACGGTTCTCGACGGCTTCTCGATCATGCTCACCGCAGTGACGGTGCTCGTGCTCGCGTGGTCGATCAGCGCTGTTGCTGAGGACCTTGGAACTGGCGACTACGTCGCTGCCGCAGCGGAGGGCGTCGTTTCGCCGGCACTCTTACCGATTGTCGTGTTGTTCGTCGCGGCGTTCGTCGCGTTCACGATGGGCTCGTCATGGGCGACAATGGGAATCGTAACGCCAATCGCGATTACGGTTGCCTACGACATTACGGGCGCGTTTGATCTCATGCCTGTGATTATTGGAGCCGTCTTCTCCGGTGCAATCTTCGGCGATCACACGTCACCGATCTCGGATACGTCTGTGCTTTCATCGACCTTTACCGGCGCAGACCTCATCGATCACATCCGCACACAGCTGTACTACGCGAGCACTGTCTTACTCGTCGTCGTCATCTGCTACGCGCTCTTTGGCTATCTCGACGTTCCACCGGCAATCTATCTCCCACTCGGCGTTATCTTGCTCGTCGGACTCGTCTATGGCCTCTCGAGTGCCGATGCCGCCCGCCGGGGTGTCGAACCGATAGCGGAGACAACGGATCACGAACAGCCCCGCGAACGTGAGTAG
- a CDS encoding tRNA(Ile)(2)-agmatinylcytidine synthase → MTVVGLDDTDSRERGMCTTYVAATIARALQREGASVSRLLLVRLNPAVEYKTRGNAALAIHTDASPAVAFNLAREHLSDLAETADERTHPGLVVTGDDPDAVPDEIAAFTTDAIRDHLEIADARELCTRHDYQTWHVGDGRGRIGALAAIGAWNARSEWTYEHISYREPERWGTPREVDTESVFTAAESAYPTVWDTVDRSEYDPVCVPHTPGPILHGIRGDDAEAVRTVAEHIESEPVASSQLFVTNQGTDAHLRDARDESLDTAQDGYAYRLEGRVATEPETRRGGHVFVTLEDVVDGEDTATTAGADTGDDRSRLECAAFEPTKRFRDHVRALRVGDRLTACGEVSTGTLKLEKFAVRDLIDTERVTPLCPDCERTMKSAGRNQGYRCRDCGTTAPGKREVPLERTLDVGWYEVPPCARRHIAKPLVRGGFDGPTHPER, encoded by the coding sequence ATGACCGTCGTCGGACTCGACGATACCGATTCCCGCGAGCGCGGGATGTGTACGACCTACGTCGCCGCCACCATCGCTCGAGCGTTACAACGTGAGGGTGCTTCCGTCTCGCGACTGCTTCTCGTTCGGCTCAATCCCGCTGTCGAGTACAAGACACGGGGGAACGCCGCGCTGGCGATTCACACCGATGCCTCGCCCGCAGTCGCGTTCAACCTCGCGCGCGAGCACCTCAGCGACCTCGCCGAAACTGCCGACGAGCGTACCCATCCCGGACTCGTTGTCACCGGCGACGACCCCGACGCCGTCCCCGATGAAATCGCCGCGTTCACCACCGACGCGATCCGTGACCACCTCGAGATCGCGGACGCCCGCGAGTTGTGTACACGCCACGACTACCAAACGTGGCACGTTGGTGACGGCCGTGGGCGAATCGGTGCACTGGCTGCCATCGGTGCGTGGAACGCACGTTCTGAGTGGACCTATGAACACATCTCCTATCGCGAACCCGAGCGCTGGGGGACACCTCGTGAGGTCGACACCGAGAGCGTCTTCACCGCAGCCGAGTCGGCGTATCCAACCGTCTGGGATACGGTCGACCGCAGCGAGTACGATCCCGTCTGCGTGCCACACACACCCGGTCCAATCCTCCACGGCATCCGCGGTGACGACGCCGAGGCCGTCCGGACCGTCGCCGAGCACATCGAGAGCGAACCCGTCGCCTCGAGCCAGCTATTCGTGACCAATCAGGGAACAGACGCCCACCTTCGGGACGCTCGAGACGAGTCTCTTGACACAGCACAGGACGGGTACGCGTACCGACTCGAGGGTCGCGTCGCCACCGAACCAGAGACGCGACGCGGTGGACACGTCTTCGTCACGCTCGAGGATGTTGTCGACGGCGAGGATACTGCTACTACTGCTGGGGCCGACACCGGAGATGACCGTTCCCGCCTCGAGTGTGCCGCGTTCGAGCCGACCAAGCGCTTTCGTGACCACGTCCGCGCGCTGCGCGTCGGCGACCGCCTCACCGCCTGTGGCGAAGTGTCGACGGGAACGCTCAAACTCGAGAAGTTTGCCGTTCGCGACCTCATCGACACTGAACGCGTGACGCCGTTGTGTCCGGACTGCGAGCGCACGATGAAAAGCGCCGGCCGAAATCAGGGGTATCGCTGTCGTGACTGTGGGACGACTGCGCCAGGCAAACGCGAGGTCCCACTCGAGCGCACCCTCGACGTGGGCTGGTACGAGGTCCCGCCGTGTGCGCGACGTCACATCGCTAAACCGCTGGTTCGTGGCGGGTTTGACGGGCCGACACATCCGGAGCGATAG
- a CDS encoding VNG_1110C family protein codes for MPDSAQLRDSTQIVIARDALSGLESQLDDEFTVSIFDEADDYCRIIGSPIEIKAASDFLVRRGVSVS; via the coding sequence ATGCCCGATTCGGCACAATTGCGCGATAGCACACAGATCGTGATCGCTCGAGACGCCCTTTCCGGCCTCGAGTCCCAACTCGACGACGAGTTTACGGTCTCGATTTTCGACGAAGCAGACGACTACTGCCGGATTATCGGAAGCCCCATCGAGATCAAAGCGGCGAGCGATTTTCTCGTTCGCCGTGGCGTCAGTGTGTCGTGA
- a CDS encoding transcriptional regulator, which produces MSRSALVGNVTAMLEDAGFVVSDRCAIRPKSFDIAARRGQDLVLVKILGNIDAFNQATGHEMRRLGTYLEATPLVIGLRSRDEDLKPDVVYFRHGVPVFSPDTAYNLFIEDVPPLIYAAPGGLYVNIDGDLLADEREGRDWSLGQLANELGVSRRTVSKYEDGMNASVEIAMALQELFDAPLTSPVDVLDGAEEVHETDAMPEDPEADPDDERVVAVLTRAGYKVHPTARSPFKAVSREEDDDEDVVLTGHSKFTKAAEKRARIMSSIGHVTHTRSVYVVDQAKQESVDGTALVERGELDELHDAAELRKVIRERAEHEEAA; this is translated from the coding sequence ATGTCTCGTTCCGCACTGGTCGGCAACGTCACCGCGATGCTCGAGGACGCGGGATTTGTGGTCAGCGACCGGTGTGCGATTCGACCGAAGAGCTTCGATATCGCCGCCCGTCGCGGCCAAGACCTGGTCCTCGTGAAGATTCTGGGTAACATCGACGCCTTCAACCAAGCGACCGGCCACGAGATGCGCCGCCTTGGGACCTACCTTGAGGCGACGCCGCTGGTGATCGGCCTGCGCAGTCGTGATGAGGATCTGAAACCGGATGTCGTGTACTTCCGCCACGGTGTCCCGGTCTTCAGTCCAGATACGGCGTACAACCTCTTTATCGAGGACGTGCCGCCCTTGATCTATGCGGCACCTGGCGGGCTTTACGTTAACATCGACGGCGACTTGCTCGCCGACGAACGCGAGGGTCGCGACTGGAGTCTCGGCCAACTCGCGAACGAACTCGGCGTCTCCCGCCGGACGGTCTCGAAGTACGAGGATGGCATGAACGCTTCCGTCGAGATTGCGATGGCGCTGCAGGAACTGTTCGACGCGCCACTGACCAGTCCAGTCGATGTCCTCGATGGCGCAGAGGAAGTCCACGAAACCGACGCGATGCCCGAGGACCCCGAGGCAGATCCCGACGACGAACGCGTCGTCGCGGTCCTTACGCGCGCCGGCTACAAGGTCCATCCGACTGCTCGCTCACCGTTCAAAGCCGTGAGTCGCGAGGAAGACGACGACGAAGACGTCGTTCTGACTGGCCACTCGAAGTTCACCAAAGCCGCCGAAAAACGCGCCCGAATCATGAGTTCGATTGGCCACGTCACGCATACGCGCTCGGTCTACGTCGTCGATCAGGCCAAACAGGAGTCCGTCGACGGCACCGCACTTGTCGAACGCGGTGAACTGGACGAACTCCACGACGCTGCGGAACTCCGAAAAGTGATTCGCGAACGCGCCGAGCACGAAGAAGCCGCCTGA